The Mucilaginibacter sp. PAMB04168 genome contains the following window.
AATACAAAGCTCGCAAACGCAATGAGCCGGGCGAAGTGTACAAATACAACGATGTACGTGTGAACGCACTTGCACTTGCAGCTACATCTGTTTGGCGTAAGCCATTGCCACAGGTGCTTAAAGAAACCATAATGGATCCAATAGGCGCATCGAGCACGTGGCGCTGGACGGGTTACAAGACTTCATGGATTGTACTCGATGGTCAGCCTGTACAATCAGTAAGCGGTGGCGGCCATTGGGGAGGCGGTATGTTTATCAATACGTTTGATATGGCTCGCTTTGGTTTGCTTACCTTGAGGCAAGGCAAATGGAACGGTAGGCAACTTATTAGTGAACAGTGGATAAAACAAGCACTTACGCCCACCAAAGCTAACACAGGTTATGGATACATGAACTGGTTTTTAAACATCGATAAAAAGCTACTACCTTCGGCCCCGGCCAGTGCTTGGGTACACATAGGCAACGGCACTAACATGATTTATTGCGACCCTGAGCATGATGTGGTGATGGTGGTACGGTGGATTGAAAACCGCGATATGGATGGTGTAGTAAAGGCTTTGTTAGAAGCGTTTAAGAAGTGATTTATATAAACGTTTGGTTAGGTGTAGAAATAGAACAGCCTACAAAACTCGCATACCTGAAAATTATATGTTAATTTTGATGACACCGTTACACTGATTAAAAATTACATTTTGAAAGATTATAAAAAATATTACTCTATAAACGCCACCCCAGAAGAAATTTATGCAGCAATCACTAATCCGCTAACCATTCAGCTCTGGACAGGCGAACCGGCCGAAATGTCGACCACTCCGGGCACAGAATTTAGCATGTGGGATGGCAGCATTACTGGCAAAAACCTTGAGTTTGAAGAAGGGAAAAAAATAGTGCAGCAATGGTATTTCGACGGTCAAGATGAGCCTTCAATCGTTACCATAAAGCTTCATGCCGATAAGCAGCATACATCTGTAGAGTTGCGACACGCTAACATTCCGGATGAAGCGTATGATGATATTGTTGAGGGTTGGAACGATGTTTACTTTGGTAGTATTGCAGAATTTTATGAAGGCATATAAAACAAAAAGGCCGCCTATCCGGGCAGCCTTTTTGTTTATAAGAGTATTCCGTTAAAATAAAGTAAATTCTACACGACGGTTTTTCTGACGACCATCCGCAGTATTATTGCTGGCTATGGGTTGTGTTTCACCGTAGCCTGTAGCCTCAATACGAGAAGCATTGGCTCCCTGACTTACTAAATAAGCTTTAATAGCTTCTGCCCTGTCTTTAGATAATTTCAGGTTTAATGCGTCAGAACCTGTGTTGTCTGTATGTCCAGCCAGCTTAAGGCTGAAGTTCTTGTTTACAAGCAGTTCGGCAACGCGGTTCAAACTTGGAAATGATTTTTCGCGAATAGTTGCTTTCCCCAAATCAAATTCAAGGTTGGCAATAGCTTCTTTAACTACTTTCCGATCCTCTTCGGTTACATAAACGCGGGTTACCGGAGTTGGTAATGGACAACCTGAACCATCTACCTTAGTGCCGGCCGGAGTGTTGGGGCATTTATCATTAATATCAAAAACACCATCTCTATCGCTATCCGCAGTTAAACGTGTTAAGTTTTGGCTTACAGTGTTTAACTCCGAACGTAAATTAGCATTGTCAGCTTTTTGCTGGTCTAATTGCATTTGTAATGAGCGCTCAGCCATCAGGTACTCTGTACGCATTGACGATACAGGGTTATGAGTAGCCAGCTGAGGTTTTGAACGTTTACCTAAACTAAACTCCAGGCCTGCATGAGCGTAGCCAAATTTATCGCGTGCACTGCCAGAGACGAATTGATCCAGGTAATCGCTGTTCACAAAATTAACCTGGTAGCCCAAATCAAGGTTCACAACCGGACCTAAATTTATCTTGAAACCACCGCCTACTGGTATAAACCAATCATGCCTGTCGCTAACTCCAGCCATGGTGCCACTATTGTTAGTCAGTGTAGATGTATAGCCCATATTACCGGCACCCACGCTTACATACGGCTGTATAAAGCTTTTGTTATTTAACCAGTTGATGTTAGCTACTGTAATTACCGCACTTAAATCAACTGCATACTTTACTTTAGTTTCAAAGCGCTGTACCGGATAACCTATCTGACGCGGGTTTGAGCCTTGTACATGCCCTCTAAAAAAGTTGGCTTGCAAACCCAAACCGTGCAGTAGTTGCTTTTTAACGTAGCCACCGTAACCCAGGCGCTCATTAGCTGTTACGTAATCGGTTTTTTCCTGAAATAGGGTATTAATTGAAGTCATACCACCGTGTAAACCGATTGACCATGACCGAAAGTTGTTAGCACCTGAAAAAGGTTTCACATAGTTAGCTGAATTTGTAGTAGAATCCGGAGTTTGTGCAAATAAGTTACCCCCTACTGCAACTCCCAAAAGTAGCAGGCTGGTTTTTTTTAGTTTTAATTTCATCATTGTAATTTTAGATTGTAATACGAGCGCATAGCTACGCTGATG
Protein-coding sequences here:
- a CDS encoding OmpA family protein, whose protein sequence is MMKLKLKKTSLLLLGVAVGGNLFAQTPDSTTNSANYVKPFSGANNFRSWSIGLHGGMTSINTLFQEKTDYVTANERLGYGGYVKKQLLHGLGLQANFFRGHVQGSNPRQIGYPVQRFETKVKYAVDLSAVITVANINWLNNKSFIQPYVSVGAGNMGYTSTLTNNSGTMAGVSDRHDWFIPVGGGFKINLGPVVNLDLGYQVNFVNSDYLDQFVSGSARDKFGYAHAGLEFSLGKRSKPQLATHNPVSSMRTEYLMAERSLQMQLDQQKADNANLRSELNTVSQNLTRLTADSDRDGVFDINDKCPNTPAGTKVDGSGCPLPTPVTRVYVTEEDRKVVKEAIANLEFDLGKATIREKSFPSLNRVAELLVNKNFSLKLAGHTDNTGSDALNLKLSKDRAEAIKAYLVSQGANASRIEATGYGETQPIASNNTADGRQKNRRVEFTLF
- a CDS encoding SRPBCC domain-containing protein, which encodes MKDYKKYYSINATPEEIYAAITNPLTIQLWTGEPAEMSTTPGTEFSMWDGSITGKNLEFEEGKKIVQQWYFDGQDEPSIVTIKLHADKQHTSVELRHANIPDEAYDDIVEGWNDVYFGSIAEFYEGI